From Candidatus Binatus sp.:
TTTGGCTCAGCACGCGCAGCAAGTTCATTCCTTACGTCGTCGAAGTTGACAAGCTCGGCTACGCGCTGGCCGCACCCAGCGCGCTCACTGAAAACACGACTCGGATCAGCACAGACCGGATGGTGCGGTACGAGTTGGCGGCTTTCATCCGCAACGCTCGCGAGGTGATCACCGATCCGGCAGCCGAGCACCAGCTGATCGGGCAGGTGTACAGCCGCGCCCGCGGACCGGCTTACAAGTTTCTGGAGAACTACTACCACGAGAACGAACTTGAGCATGATCCGTTCAAGGTTGCTCAGCACCAATCTGTGAGCGTCCAGATCGATTCGATCCTGCCGCTGTCGAAAGCGACGTGGCAGGTGAGATGGACCGAGGAAGAATCAGGCCTCGACGGTTCTCCGGTCGCTACGACGCATTGGGAAGCGGCGCTCGACACCACGATCATTTCGGCGACCTCTGACGCCTCGATCCTGGAGAACCCGCTCGGCTTTTACGTTACGCAGCTCAATTGGACCGAGCAACGAAGTTAGGAGGGGATCACGATGAAGTGCATCGGCACATTTGGTTTCGTCGCTCTCTCGCTGACGCTTAACGCTTGCTCGGCAAAGCAAACGCCACCGCCGCCGCTGACGCTTGTCACGAAAGCGGCACCATCTCCCGAGCCGGAGCCCGCACCACTAACCGGCGCTCAGATACTCGCGCAGCAGCCCCAAGAGGTTCGGGAGGCCGTTAAACAACATCAGCAAGACGGCGCTTGGCAGGTTTATAAGATGCCGCACCGCGAGCTTTACCCGTATGAGGAAGGACAAGAGCCTGCAGTTGACTGTGCTCCATTGCGAACCACCGACATCCAGCTTGAGCCGGGCGAGACGATCACGGACGTGGCCAGCGGCGACAGCGAACGCTGGCTCGTGACGCCGGCGTCATCAGGCGATCCGCGCAATCCGACTCCGCACCTTGCGATCAAACCCACCGCGGGCGGTATCAGCACCAATCTGACGATCTACACGACGAAGCACATTTATCACCTGATGCTACGCTCGCGCGCCGGACGCGAAATGCAGGAAGTCGCCTTCTATTATCCTGAGGAACTCAAGCAGGCGATGCAGGACGCCGACCACACAGCCGCGAAGGCGCGCGATTCGCAATCGCAGCCGGACGGAGTGGTCGCTTCTCTGGCTTCGCTCGATCCGGGCGCTCTCAATTTTTCTTACGCGGTGTCTGGAGCAAAGGTGCCGTGGAAGCCGGTCCGAGCATTCGATGACGGCACGCACATCTACATCCAGATGCCCGCGACTACAAAGTCGAGCGAAGCTCCCGCGCTGTTGGTCGCCGCGGGCAACGGCAGCGAGATGGTGAACTATCGCGTCAGGGGCGACTACTACGTGGTCGACAAACTCTTCGACCAGGCGGTGCTGGTTTCGGGCGTCGGCCGCGAGCAAGACCGCGTGAACATCCGGTACACCGGCACGGCGAGGTGAATCATGGTCACGGCAGCGGCAATTGGACCGACCGGCCCGCGCGTTCACCAGCCGCGCGGGGGCGGCGCACGGCTGACACGCACTCTGGTTATTGTCGCCGGCGTCGCAATCGCGGCAGCACTGCTTGTGATGATCATCGCGCTGCATTCGGACTCGCCGGATTCGAGCCCGACAGCCCGCAGCGACGATGCAGCCGCCGTCACATCCAACGAGGAACGTGCAGCCGTCGCGGAACTGGAGGCGAAGGCGAGGAGGCCGAAGCCTGCTGAGATCAATTCTGTTCCAGTTCCGCCCGCGTTGCCCGCTATCGCGACGCAGGTTCCTGCTGCTCCCCTACCAGCGCGTCCACCGAGCAGGCTGGCCGCGTTGCAGGAGGAGGAATACGTGAAGGCGCTCTCCGCGCCCCCGATGGTCCAAGCGTTTCACCACGGCGAGACGCTGGAAGTTCCAAGCATCGCGAGTCAGGCGGGAGCAGCCAAGCCCTACGAGCTTACGATCACGCCATCTGGCCAGAGCAACGGCACCAGCGCGATCGCGAACCTCAAGCCGCCAGCGTCTCCTTTTCTGATCACGGCAGGCAGCGTGATTCCGGCGGTCCTGATCAGCGGCGTCAACTCGGAACTGCCGGGACCAATTCTCGCGCAGGTCCGCGAGAACGTCTTCGATACCGCAACCGGACGATGGGTTCTGATCCCGCAAGGCTCGAAACTCATCGGCTCGTACCAGACGAACGCAGCGTATGGACAGCAGCGCGCCCAGATCGAATGGAAGCGGCTGGTCTTCCCGAACGCGTCAAGCATGGACATCCCGGAGATGCCGGGGGCCGACCAGGCGGGCTACGCCGGATTCAGCGATGAGGTAAATAACCACTACCTGAAGACGTTCGGCACCGCGGCGCTCCTTTCCGTGATCAGCGCCGGCCAGATGGTTGGACAGATGGGAGCATTCGGCGGAGGCACCGGATTCTCCGGGCCTTACGGGTACGGCTACTCGACGCCAAACCAAA
This genomic window contains:
- a CDS encoding VirB8/TrbF family protein; translation: MEGSVYLKARQEWDERYADLVLGKRNWQITAAGMMVITLVLAFGMVWLSTRSKFIPYVVEVDKLGYALAAPSALTENTTRISTDRMVRYELAAFIRNAREVITDPAAEHQLIGQVYSRARGPAYKFLENYYHENELEHDPFKVAQHQSVSVQIDSILPLSKATWQVRWTEEESGLDGSPVATTHWEAALDTTIISATSDASILENPLGFYVTQLNWTEQRS
- the trbG gene encoding P-type conjugative transfer protein TrbG, with protein sequence MPHRELYPYEEGQEPAVDCAPLRTTDIQLEPGETITDVASGDSERWLVTPASSGDPRNPTPHLAIKPTAGGISTNLTIYTTKHIYHLMLRSRAGREMQEVAFYYPEELKQAMQDADHTAAKARDSQSQPDGVVASLASLDPGALNFSYAVSGAKVPWKPVRAFDDGTHIYIQMPATTKSSEAPALLVAAGNGSEMVNYRVRGDYYVVDKLFDQAVLVSGVGREQDRVNIRYTGTAR
- a CDS encoding TrbI/VirB10 family protein — encoded protein: MVTAAAIGPTGPRVHQPRGGGARLTRTLVIVAGVAIAAALLVMIIALHSDSPDSSPTARSDDAAAVTSNEERAAVAELEAKARRPKPAEINSVPVPPALPAIATQVPAAPLPARPPSRLAALQEEEYVKALSAPPMVQAFHHGETLEVPSIASQAGAAKPYELTITPSGQSNGTSAIANLKPPASPFLITAGSVIPAVLISGVNSELPGPILAQVRENVFDTATGRWVLIPQGSKLIGSYQTNAAYGQQRAQIEWKRLVFPNASSMDIPEMPGADQAGYAGFSDEVNNHYLKTFGTAALLSVISAGQMVGQMGAFGGGTGFSGPYGYGYSTPNQMSLLSEMGGAAASQQLGQVAQNSLQRGMNIPPTLEIRPGYQFNVMVTNDLVLPGPYRN